One stretch of Gemmatimonadota bacterium DNA includes these proteins:
- a CDS encoding diaminopimelate epimerase: MANSYFKGHGLGNEYIVLDPDELTFALTPARIARICSRQKGIGSDGVLTPEDSDSADFGLRIWNPDGSEAETSGNGLRIFSLYLHATGRTRKKSFTVETRGGTVRVETRHDHQVASVGAGSESAGSVGVENRVEATGAEDKNGPVNGATVHMGQATFSPEALPCTFEAKELVEQPINIAGEALIFTGVSVGNPHCVVFPFQDRRRGRENPNRQEVDQLHRQGDRICHREDLLRLGPALETHAIFPQRTNVQLAEPTGPHSIRILIWERGVGETPSSGSSACAAASAAVRLGLVRSPVTVESPGGELLVDVDEGFNLTLTGPVDEVARGTISAPMLHSILDTEDQLQTT, encoded by the coding sequence ATGGCGAACAGCTACTTCAAAGGCCACGGCCTCGGCAATGAATACATCGTACTGGATCCGGATGAACTGACCTTTGCGTTGACACCCGCGCGCATCGCCAGGATCTGTAGTCGTCAGAAAGGTATTGGAAGCGACGGGGTCCTGACCCCGGAGGATTCCGATTCGGCGGACTTCGGCCTGCGGATCTGGAACCCGGACGGGAGCGAGGCGGAAACCTCGGGTAATGGACTGCGGATTTTCTCCCTCTACCTGCACGCCACGGGCAGGACGCGCAAGAAGTCGTTCACGGTGGAGACACGGGGCGGCACGGTGCGGGTCGAGACGCGACATGATCATCAGGTTGCATCTGTCGGGGCCGGATCAGAGAGCGCTGGGTCGGTGGGCGTGGAAAACCGGGTCGAAGCGACGGGCGCGGAGGATAAAAATGGACCGGTTAACGGCGCGACCGTGCACATGGGCCAGGCAACGTTCAGTCCGGAAGCGCTGCCCTGCACCTTCGAGGCCAAGGAACTGGTCGAGCAGCCGATCAACATCGCCGGTGAAGCACTGATCTTCACAGGAGTGAGCGTCGGTAATCCTCATTGCGTGGTGTTTCCTTTCCAGGATCGGCGGCGGGGGAGAGAAAACCCCAACAGGCAGGAGGTCGATCAGCTTCATCGGCAAGGTGACCGGATCTGTCACCGGGAGGATCTGCTTCGGCTGGGTCCCGCCCTTGAAACTCACGCGATCTTCCCACAAAGAACTAACGTCCAATTGGCCGAACCCACCGGTCCACATTCAATTCGGATCCTCATCTGGGAACGCGGCGTCGGCGAAACACCTTCGTCCGGATCGTCGGCCTGCGCGGCCGCAAGCGCCGCGGTGCGACTTGGCCTGGTCCGGTCGCCCGTGACCGTGGAATCACCTGGCGGGGAACTGCTCGTCGATGTGGACGAGGGGTTCAATCTGACACTGACCGGACCAGTAGATGAGGTGGCCCGTGGAACCATCAGTGCGCCGATGTTGCACAGTATTCTGGACACGGAGGATCAACTACAAACCACTTGA
- a CDS encoding HigA family addiction module antitoxin: MTATGITVKMTPSHPGDFIRSEIIEELDLSVTKAAEILGVRRATLSALLNSNAALSAEMALRIEKAFDVNMDMLLRMQAWYDATQMRARAGEINVQRYEHSTA; this comes from the coding sequence ATGACTGCCACCGGAATCACTGTTAAAATGACTCCGTCCCATCCGGGTGATTTCATTCGTTCAGAGATTATCGAGGAATTGGACCTCAGTGTAACGAAGGCTGCTGAGATTCTAGGCGTCCGAAGAGCAACTCTTTCTGCACTGCTGAATAGTAACGCCGCTCTGTCGGCGGAAATGGCCCTTCGCATTGAGAAGGCCTTCGACGTGAACATGGACATGTTGTTGAGGATGCAGGCGTGGTACGACGCTACACAAATGCGTGCTCGCGCGGGAGAGATTAACGTGCAGCGTTATGAGCACAGCACGGCGTGA
- a CDS encoding type II toxin-antitoxin system RelE/ParE family toxin — MVIRSVRHKGLSRLLVDNDPRFVKSDLVSRVRKILTVLVLAEDIDSFVADAPPGWRLHRLTGDRQDVWSVSVSGNWRITFKELDGYIDRLNLEDYH; from the coding sequence ATGGTAATACGATCGGTACGTCACAAAGGCCTAAGTCGGTTGCTAGTAGACAACGACCCCCGGTTTGTGAAATCAGACCTGGTTTCCCGTGTACGTAAAATCTTAACTGTTCTTGTCTTGGCCGAGGATATCGACAGCTTCGTGGCAGATGCACCTCCCGGCTGGCGGCTCCACCGCCTCACGGGAGACAGGCAGGATGTGTGGAGCGTTTCGGTTTCAGGTAATTGGCGAATAACTTTTAAAGAATTGGACGGTTACATCGACCGATTGAACCTGGAGGATTACCACTGA
- a CDS encoding zinc-binding dehydrogenase codes for MRALSLQGLPDKTRQKVLVHVWPDPEGPSGNEVKTRTIYSGVTNGTERNQLTGGNYAPADSDLPTGGNGYQNVGEVIEVGPDACELKIGDVLYMSAVHAEYAVMPEDGLLVRLPDSMDLTEAALLGICSVAMRTCRNAELVVGERVLIVGAGILGQVAVQVAAGMGARATICDIDGGRLAIAKEIGAAEVVLDVSGEQWEQQVGEAAFNVVMDFAGVPGMEDQLISALRPQGRMLFIAGRDKVTYSFNLGQGREVRIRQNSHFDRDDLHNMCRLVARGLIKIGPLIRDVVPVREAKRIYDTLRDAPDQLMGTVFAW; via the coding sequence GTGCGTGCACTGAGTCTTCAGGGCTTGCCTGACAAGACAAGGCAGAAGGTCCTCGTACACGTTTGGCCGGACCCGGAAGGGCCATCGGGCAACGAAGTAAAGACCAGGACGATTTACTCGGGCGTGACGAACGGTACGGAACGCAATCAGCTGACTGGCGGTAATTACGCGCCCGCCGACAGCGATCTGCCTACCGGGGGCAACGGCTACCAGAACGTGGGGGAAGTCATCGAGGTCGGGCCGGACGCCTGCGAACTGAAGATCGGCGACGTGCTATATATGAGCGCAGTCCACGCCGAGTATGCCGTGATGCCGGAAGACGGCCTGCTCGTGAGGCTGCCCGATTCGATGGATCTTACAGAGGCCGCCTTGCTGGGCATCTGCAGTGTCGCCATGCGTACCTGCCGCAACGCAGAACTCGTCGTGGGCGAACGCGTGTTGATCGTGGGCGCGGGTATCCTCGGTCAAGTCGCCGTGCAGGTCGCCGCCGGCATGGGCGCGCGCGCTACGATCTGCGACATCGATGGGGGGCGGCTGGCGATCGCGAAAGAGATCGGCGCGGCGGAAGTCGTGCTGGATGTTTCTGGGGAGCAATGGGAGCAGCAAGTCGGTGAGGCCGCTTTCAACGTCGTGATGGATTTTGCCGGCGTTCCGGGTATGGAAGACCAACTGATCTCCGCGTTGCGTCCGCAAGGCAGGATGCTGTTCATCGCCGGCCGGGACAAAGTGACGTATTCCTTCAATCTGGGACAGGGTCGTGAGGTCCGGATCAGGCAAAACAGTCATTTTGATCGAGACGATTTACACAATATGTGCCGCCTGGTCGCCAGGGGGTTGATCAAGATCGGACCGCTGATCCGCGATGTCGTCCCGGTCAGGGAAGCCAAAAGGATTTACGACACTTTGCGGGACGCCCCGGATCAGCTCATGGGAACGGTGTTTGCCTGGTAG